The following proteins are encoded in a genomic region of Oncorhynchus gorbuscha isolate QuinsamMale2020 ecotype Even-year linkage group LG11, OgorEven_v1.0, whole genome shotgun sequence:
- the LOC124047663 gene encoding heat shock protein 30-like translates to MLCSRGFQSSLSPLMDFYWPVRSLWPEVRPLLSQRDLLQRNLQEIKSSLELMANLQQQIFEELDNVPSSLTIQPASYKLDKDGEGFALTLDTKDFSPEELSVKQVGRKLKVSGKTEKKLDDGEGSYSYRCQEFRQEFDLPEKVNPETVTCSLAHDGKLHIQAPKNPLSGEEEVAERVVPINCSLDVETSQFLSKTEGSITDTQKKQED, encoded by the coding sequence ATGCTGTGTTCCCGAGGATTCCAGTCTTCCCTCAGCCCATTGATGGACTTCTACTGGCCTGTGCGCAGTCTATGGCCAGAGGTCCGACCTCTTCTCAGCCAGCGGGATCTACTGCAGAGAAACCTGCAAGAGATCAAGAGCAGTCTGGAGCTGATGGCAAATCTCCAGCAGCAGATCTTTGAAGAGTTGGACAATGTCCCATCCTCTTTGACCATCCAACCAGCCTCCTACAAGCTGGATAAAGATGGAGAGGGCTTTGCCCTGACACTGGACACTAAAGACTTTTCCCCAGAGGAGCTGTCTGTCAAGCAGGTGGGCAGGAAGCTGAAAGTCAGTGGGAAGACAGAGAAGAAGCTGGATGATGGGGAAGGCTCCTACTCTTACAGATGCCAAGAGTTCAGACAAGAGTTTGATCTGCCTGAAAAGGTGAATCCTGAGACAGTCACCTGCTCCCTGGCTCATGACGGGAAACTCCACATTCAGGCACCAAAGAATCCATTATCTGGTGAGGAGGAGGTGGCAGAGAGAGTGGTTCCCATCAACTGTAGCCTGGATGTGGAAACCTCACAATTCCTGTCAAAGACAGAGGGAAGCATCACCGACACACAGAAGAAACAAGAGGACTGA